In the Streptomyces fradiae ATCC 10745 = DSM 40063 genome, one interval contains:
- a CDS encoding NIPSNAP family protein, translating into MARTTQLRTYTVREGLLDQWVERWRDDIVPLRLKLGFEIGGAWVDRERNQFVWLLSYEGPESFEERNETYWASPERAAMDLDPDDYLLHTDDRTVEQRY; encoded by the coding sequence ATGGCCAGGACCACGCAGCTCCGTACCTACACCGTCCGCGAGGGGCTGCTCGACCAGTGGGTCGAGCGGTGGCGGGACGACATCGTGCCGCTCCGGCTGAAGCTGGGATTCGAGATCGGCGGAGCCTGGGTGGACCGGGAGCGGAACCAGTTCGTCTGGTTGCTCTCCTACGAGGGACCCGAGTCCTTCGAGGAGCGAAACGAGACGTACTGGGCGTCGCCCGAGCGCGCGGCGATGGACCTGGACCCGGACGACTACCTTCTGCACACCGACGACCGCACGGTCGAGCAGCGGTACTGA